A genomic region of Haliotis asinina isolate JCU_RB_2024 chromosome 1, JCU_Hal_asi_v2, whole genome shotgun sequence contains the following coding sequences:
- the LOC137278624 gene encoding sodium-dependent glucose transporter 1A-like: MSSDGNSPGLAEKPHPVPVVTQQKQSWVKRIKLKMASPVYRERFYYTMGLYLSSFFSGWIVGLKGPAFLDLQQITGVGTSKGAAFFTAAAVGGVVGNLVGGALYDRFNRHMVLFVSSFLYAVTCAIIPWCSVYWTMVMMFLLHELVTGAARSGSNVEIVEEWGDEGKPFMQALHFSFSLGATVAPFVLEPFLSLEPVTDAANTSFTTTSSPSFTTTTSNMTTMAPPRPESNIHYGFLIAAVLSGLSSFVFLIKYFHEKNKGTGNIRRKDTQKDTKGQEEEEGPVRKKRTLPRHILIITLALFALFYFFLDEVEDTSPSFLAVFVVKQMNWTKKYGGRLSSAFWASYTAGRGIGIILISFVTHAQFFTICCVVLCTSQLGLLLSATYGFGTGIWICIVGIGLAISVVFPASLTWTEKELVQLSGKLMGVIYVALGLGGLANPQIIGVTMDLYSPMWYSYVLFAESVLFSITFLILVAFVKKVLSKHKQKTPKVVEVVRV, encoded by the exons ATGTCGTCTGACGGAAACAGTCCTGGCCTGGCTGAGAAGCCACATCCGGTTCCGGTTGTGACCCAACAGAAGCAGTCATGGGTGAAAAGAATAAAGCTGAAAATGGCTAGTCCTGTGTACAGAGAAAGGTTCTACTACACCATGGGCCTATATCTCTCGTCGTTCTTCTCT GGATGGATTGTTGGACTGAAGGGACCAGCCTTCCTCGACCTTCAGCAGATCACCGGAGTTGGCACAAGCAAGGGTGCAGCCTTCTTCACAGCTGCAGCCGTAGGAGGTGTAGTTGGAAACTTAGTCGGTGGAGCCCTATACGACAGGTTCAACCGTCACATGGTTCTGTTTGTGTCATCCTTCCTGTATGCTGTGACGTGTGCCATCATCCCCTGGTGTTCTGTGTACTGGACGATGGTCATGATGTTCCTGTTACACGAGCTGGTTACAGGAGCTGCCAGGTCAG GTTCTAATGTGGAGATCGTGGAGGAGTGGGGCGACGAGGGCAAACCCTTCATGCAGGCTCTGCATTTTTCCTTCTCCCTCGGGGCAACCGTTGCCCCCTTCGTCCTTGAACCATTCCTCTCCCTGGAACCTGTGACAGATGCAGCTAACACGTCTTTCACAACAACAAGTAGTCCCTCCTTCACGACAACAACCTCCAACATGACTACTATGGCACCACCTAGGCCAGAGAGTAACATCCACTATGGCTTTCTCATTGCTGCTGTTCTCTCAGGGTTGTCTTCCTTCGTGTTCCTTATCAAATATTTCCACGAAAAGAACAAGGGTACAGGTAACATTCGGAGGAAGGACACACAAAAGGACACCAAGGGCCAGGAAGAGGAAGAAGGTCCTGTGAGAAAAAAGAGAACCCTCCCTCGACATATTCTCATCATCACATTGGCACTCTTTGCTCTCTTCTACTTCTTCCTAGACGAGGTGGAGGACACCTCACCATCTTTCTTGGCTGTGTTTGTCGTGAAGCAGATGAACTGGACAAAGAAATATGGTGGACGCCTGTCTTCTGCCTTCTGGGCCTCCTACACAGCAGGGAGGGGGATTGGCATCATTCTCATCAGTTTCGTGACGCATGCCCAATTCTTCACTATCTGttgtgtggtcctctgcacgtCCCAGCTCGGACTCCTCCTGTCAGCCACCTATGGATTTGGTACAGGGATCTGGATCTGCATTGTTGGTATTGGTCTGGCGATCTCAGTGGTGTTCCCTGCAAGCCTCACTTGGACAGAAAAGGAGCTGGTCCAACTCTCTGGGAAGTTGATGGGAGTTATTTATGTTGCCTTGGGTCTCGGGGGACTTGCAAACCCTCAGATCATTGGGGTTACTATGGATCTATACTCACCAATGTGGTACAGTTACGTTTTGTTTGCGGAGAGCGTCTTGTTTTCCATCACCTTCCTTATTCTGGTGGCGTTTGTGAAGAAGGTACTGTctaaacacaaacagaaaacgcCTAAGGTTGTTGAAGTAGTCAGGGTATGA